The following are encoded in a window of Panicum virgatum strain AP13 chromosome 5N, P.virgatum_v5, whole genome shotgun sequence genomic DNA:
- the LOC120672413 gene encoding ABC transporter D family member 1-like, which yields MASLQLLQLTERGRNLLSSRRKTLAVVSGALIAGGTLAYTQSGRWKRQQKENSCTNGNAHTKDKIGHNGTDGKLVKPRKKKSGLKSLHFLAAILLKKIGPNGSNYLLGLIITAVLRTAVGHRLAKVQGYLFRAAFLRRVPTFTRLIIENLLLCFLQSTIYQTSKYLTGSLGLHFKKILTDLVHADYFENMVYYKISHVDHRISNPEQRIASDIPKFCSELSDLVQDDMAAIAEGLIYIWRLCSYASPKYVLWILAYVIGAGGTIRKFSPAFGKLKSTEQQLEGEYRQVHSRLRTHAESVAFYGGESREASHIMQRFGALVKHLNVVLHENWWFSMIQDFLLKYLGATVGVILIIEPFFAGNLRPESSTLGRAEMLSNLRYHTSVIISLFQSLGTLSISSRRLNILSGYANRIHELLDVSRELSGVRDRLLSQNSSAGNYISEANYIEFSGVKVVTPSGNVLVDDLTLRLESGSNLLITGPNGSGKSSLFRVLGGLWPLVSGHIVKPGVGSNLNKEIFYVPQRPYTAVGTLRDQLIYPLTADQETEPLSYSGMADLLKNVDLEYLLERYPLDKEVNWGDELSLGEQQRLGMARLFYHKPKFAILDECTSAVTIDMEERFCKRVRAMGTSCITISHRPALVAFHEIVLSLDGEGEWNVQDNRNGSSFSPEVEFDVLKSSETDRKSDARTVQRAFVTNTKGNASSKIKKQSYSTEVIASSPSMEIEHTVQAPIVTQLQCSPRPLPARVAAMSQILVPKLFDKQGGQLLAVALLVFSRTWISDRIASLNGTSVKYVLEQDKAAFIRLTGISVLQSAANSIVSPSLRNLTSRIALGWRIRMTNHLLQYYLKRNAFYKVFNISGMNVDADQRLTHDVEKLTNDLAGLVTGMVKPLVDILWFTWRMKLLSGRRGVAILYAYMFLGLGFLRAVSPDFGDLANQEQELEGTFRFMHSRLRTHAESIAFFGGGSREKAMIEAKFSTWLNHSKVLLRKKWLYGIFDDFVTKQLPHNVTWGLSLLYALEHKGDRALTSTQGELAHALRFLASVVSQSFIAFGDILELHKKFLELSGGINRIFELEELLQAAQSNPAVPSNAINVASEEIISFHNVDIVTPSQKLLASQLSCDVSQGKSLLVTGPNGSGKSSIFRVLRGLWPIASGRLSKPSEGIFNVPQRPYTCLGTLRDQIIYPLSREEAELKMLSHDRSEKPTASKMLDDHLKMILENVRLVYLLEREGWDATPNWEDILSLGEQQRLGMARLFFHCPKYGILDECTNATSVDVEEHLYRIATNLGITVITSSQRPALIPFHSLELKLIDGEGKWELCAIHQ from the exons ATGGCATCGCTTCAATTGTTGCAACTAACAGAACGCGGGCGCAACCTTTTGTCTTCAAGAAG GAAAACACTTGCAGTTGTTTCTGGAGCACTAATTGCTGGTGGAACTTTAGCATATACCCAGTCAGGCCGATGGAAAAGGCAACAGAAAGAAAATTCTTGCACCAATGGAAATGCACATACCAAAGACAAAATTGGTCATAATGGTACTGATGGTAAATTGGTTAAaccaaggaaaaagaaaagtggaCTCAAGTCCTTACATTTTCTAGCTGCCATCTTGCTTAAGAAGATTGGCCCAAATGGATCAAATTACCTTCTTGGCTTGATTATAACAGCA GTCTTGCGTACAGCTGTTGGCCACAGATTAGCAAAAGTACAAGGGTATTTGTTCAGAGCTGCTTTCCTTCGGCGTGTTCCAACCTTTACACGTCTGATTATTGAAAACCTTCTTCTATGCTTTCTCCAATCCACAATATACCAGACGTCAAAGTACTTGACAGGGTCCTTAGGCTTGCacttcaagaaaattttgacagaTCTTGTCCATGCTGATTATTTTGAG AACATGGTGTACTACAAGATCTCACATGTTGATCATAGGATCTCAAACCCAGAGCAAAGAATTGCAAGTGATATACCAAAGTTCTGCTCAGAACTAAGTGACCTTGTACAAGATGATATGGCAGCAATTGCAGAAGGGTTAATATATATCTGGCGTCTCTGCTCTTATGCAAGTCCCAAATATGTATTGTGGATTCTG GCATATGTTATAGGTGCTGGTGGTACAATTAGAAAATTTTCTCCTGCTTTTGGTAAGTTGAAGTCTACGGAACAACAGTTAGAGGGGGAATATCGCCAGGTCCATTCACGATTGAGAACCCATGCTGAGAGTGTGGCATTTTATGGTGGTGAAAGCAGAGAAGCATCGCATATTATGCAGCGGTTCGGGGCACTTGTTAAGCACTTGAATGTTGTTCTTCATGAAAATTGGTGGTTTAGCATGATTCAAGATTTTCTTCTGAAGTATCTTGGTGCCACCGTGGGAGTTATCCTAATTATTGAGCCTTTCTTTGCGGGGAATCTTAGACCTGAATCGTCCACCTTAGGACGGGCAGAGATGTTGAGCAATCTCCGATATCACACAAGTGTGATAATATCATTATTTCAGTCTCTTGGGACCCTTTCTATCAGTTCAAGGCGCTTAAATATTCTCAG tggCTATGCTAATCGTATTCATGAATTACTGGATGTCTCACGTGAGCTATCTGGTGTTCGTGATAGATTGTTGAGTCAAAATTCATCTGCTGGAAATTATATCAGCGAGGCAAATTATATAGAATTCTCAGGTGTTAAG GTGGTGACACCCTCTGGGAACGTCTTGGTTGATGATTTGACGCTCCGGTTGGAGTCAGGCTCTAATCTATTGATCACTG GCCCCAATGGTAGTGGAAAAAGCTCTCTATTCCGTGTTCTTGGTGGTCTGTGGCCACTGGTATCTGGTCATATTGTCAAACCTGGTGTTGGTTCTAATCTCAACAAGGAAATATTCTATGTGCCCCAGAGACCATACACAGCTGTCGGAACACTTCGTGACCAGTTAATCTATCCACTAACAGCAGACCAGGAAACTGAACCACTCAGCTATAGTGGCATGGCGGATCTTCTAAAGAAT GTTGATCTAGAGTACTTGCTAGAACGCTATCCCCTTGATAAGGAAGTTAACTGGGGTGATGAATTGTCTCTTGGCGAGCAGCAAAGATTAGGAATGGCTAGACTGTTCTATCACAAGCCCAAGTTTGCTATCCTGGACGAATGCACTAGTGCTGTGACAATTGATATGGAAGAACGCTTCTGCAAACGGGTTCGAGCAATGGGCACATCATGCATAACAATATCTCACCGTCCAGCATTAGTTGCATTTCATGAAATTGTTTTGTCCTTGGATGGTGAAGGAGAGTGGAATGTTCAGGACAACAG AAATGGTTCTTCCTTTTCTCCTGAAGTAGAGTTTGATGTGTTGAAGTCATCAGAAACTGATCGCAAATCTGATGCACGTACTGTTCAAAGGGCTTTTGTCACAAACACAAAG GGCAATGCATCATCAAAGATCAAGAAACAGTCCTATTCAACAGAGGTCATAGCATCTTCCCCTAGTATGGAGATAGAACATACAGTACAAGCACCTATCGTCACACAATTGCAATGCTCTCCAAGACCTTTGCCTGCCAGAGTTGCTGCAATGTCTCAAATACTG GTTCCAAAGCTGTTTGATAAACAAGGAGGGCAGCTGCTTGCAGTGGCACTACTTGTATTTTCCCGCACTTGGATTTCAGACCGTATAGCTTCACTGAATG GAACAAGTGTCAAGTATGTCTTGGAGCAGGACAAAGCTGCCTTCATTCGTTTGACTGGAATCAGTGTGCTGCAAAGTGCTGCAAATTCTATTGTATCACCCTCACTAAG AAATCTTACTTCAAGAATTGCCCTTGGATGGCGGATTCGCATGACCAACCATCTACTTCAATATTATTTGAAAAGAAATGCTTTTTACAAG GTATTCAACATTTCTGGCATGAATGTGGATGCAGACCAAAGATTAACACATGATGTAGAGAAGTTGACCAATGATCTTGCTGGCTTGGTTACTGGAATGGTGAAGCCACTAGTCGACATTCTTTG GTTTACATGGAGAATGAAGCTTTTGTCTGGGCGAAGAGGAGTTGCTATATTGTATGCTTACATGTTCCTAGGTCTTGGTTTTCTAAGAGCTGTGTCCCCTGACTTCGGTGATCTTGCAAACCAAGAACAAGAACTTGAAGGCACATTCAG ATTCATGCACTCAAGATTGCGGACACATGCTGAGTCAATAGCTTTCTTTGGTGGTGGATCAAGGGAAAAAGCT ATGATTGAAGCTAAATTCTCAACATGGCTCAACCACTCGAAGGTTCTATTGAGGAAAAAGTGGCTTTATGGTATTTTTGATGATTTTGTGACGAAACAATTACCTCATAATGTGACGTGGGGACTGAGTTTGTTATATGCTTTGGAGCACAAGGGAGACCGAGCTTTGACTTCAACACAAG GAGAGCTGGCACATGCCCTGCGGTTTTTGGCATCTGTGGTGTCACAAAGCTTCATAGCATTTGGTGATATTCTTGAATTACACAAGAAGTTCCTTGAACTTTCTGGTGGTATTAATAGGATATTTGAGCTTGAGGAGCTTCTTCAGGCAGCACAAAGCA ATCCCGCTGTGCCTTCTAATGCTATAAATGTCGCCTCCGAAGAAATCATCTCCTTCCATAACGTGGATATTGTCACGCCATCACAGAAGCTATTGGCTAGCCAATTGTCTTGTGATGTATCCCAAGGAAAAAGCCTTCTTGTGACTG GTCCAAATGGTAGTGGAAAGAGTTCTATTTTTAGGGTGCTCCGAGGTTTGTGGCCCATTGCTTCTGGTAGACTTAGCAAGCCATCTGAAGGAATTTTTAATGTACCTCAGCGTCCATATACTTGTCTTGGAACCTTGAGGGATCAGATCATATACCCCCTCTCGCGCGAAGAGGCGGAGTTGAAGATGCTTTCACACGATAGAA GTGAGAAGCCTACAGCTTCCAAGATGTTGGATGATCACTTGAAGATGATTCTAGAGAATGTTCGTTTGGTGTATCTTCTAGAAAGGGAAGGTTGGGATGCTACTCCTAACTGGGAAGATATCCTATCCTTGGGAGAACAGCAGAGGCTGGGGATG GCTCGTTTATTCTTTCACTGTCCTAAATATGGCATCCTTGACGAGTGCACCAA TGCCACAAGTGTGGATGTCGAGGAGCATTTGTACAGGATAGCAACCAACCTGGGCATAACAGTCATCACGTCCTCACAG AGGCCTGCTCTGATTCCCTTCCATTCGTTGGAACTGAAACTCATCGATGGAGAAGGGAAGTGGGAGCTATGTGCCATCCACCAATAA